The proteins below are encoded in one region of Triticum aestivum cultivar Chinese Spring chromosome 1B, IWGSC CS RefSeq v2.1, whole genome shotgun sequence:
- the LOC100127071 gene encoding ELF3-like protein 2: MRRAGGKDGGEDKVMGPLFPRLHVNDTTLKGGGPRAPPRNKMALYEQFSVPSQRFAANAANTAPAAAHRPAASYAAVSSASAGQIGGIDRPLFPSFCVPSNEPVRLPEHIKTNSSGRDGQAISGRLSTQLKSKDAYAAGSTAECSSSQRRDNNNNSMKNSSGKKLTNDDDFTVPSVFCSGARPRSNHEEVRIQENATPFPATSPYKSGPTVSKPTAKFPNTDKRYLEGRNASDTRSRDSPSIIRDKAPANTTTNFLETEERTSSFQFSAEKTMGKRDDKGSSYSRVKETSSINVSDKQHSRNEGHQARTRNENAAESQNAAKAGNGPYSTDVACNGASNLSEKGLRETGEKRKRSTGHHDVQRDDSSDSSVESLPDLEISPDDVVGAIGPKHFWKARRAIVNQQRVFAVQVFELHRLIKVQKLIAASPHLLIEGDPCLGSALVTSKKKTAAANVEKQLLSAKSKDDDDAQLTLQQAEYSKDNTEGNQASPSQDNDVVEVRHENQAASNGAVSSNPPAMPAPPDNKQNNWCAPPPQNQWLVPVMSPSEGFVYKPYTGPCPPAGSILAPFYASCAPLSLPSTAGEFMNSPYGIPMPHQPQHMGVGGPPAMPPMYFPPFSVPVMNPVVSSSAVEQVSRVATARPNTHVEHHSRSSCNMRNEAVSAGGVWRFHSSRGSELQGSSAASSPFDRQQGQGEARGPAAAAPAAPLPTSSAGNGNAAQQPQVSSSSQENPVAAAARVIRVVPHTARTASESAARIFRSIQMERQQNGP; encoded by the exons ATGAGGAGGGCCGGCGGCAAGGACGGCGGGGAGGACAAGGTCATGGGCCCGCTCTTCCCCAGGCTCCACGTCAACGACACCACGCTCAAGGGCGGcggcccgcgcgcgccgccccgcaACAAGATGGCCCTCTACGAGCAGTTCAGCGTCCCCTCCCAGCGcttcgccgccaacgccgccaacaccgccccagccgccgcccaccgccccgCCGCCAGCTACGCCGCGGTCTCCTCCGCCTCCGCCGGACAG ATTGGTGGGATCGACAGACCTCTCTTTCCATCATTTTGCGTGCCTTCAAATGAACCTGTGCGTTTGCCCGAACACATCAAGACCAACTCGAGTGGGCGGGATGGCCAGGCTATATCTGGGAGGCTTTCCACCCAGCTTAAGAGCAAGGACGCCTATGCTGCAGGATCGACTGCTGAGTGTAGTAGTTCACAGCGTAGAGACAACAACAACAATAGCATGAAGAATTCTTCTGGGAAGAAGTTGACTAACGATGATGATTTTACGGTTCCTTCTGTCTTCTGCTCTGGAGCGCGCCCTCGTTCCAACCATGAGGAAGTGAGGATCCAAGAGAATGCCACACCCTTCCCAGCTACAAGTCCGTATAAGAGTGGGCCTACGGTGTCCAAACCAACTGCAAAATTTCCCAACACCGACAAGAGGTACCTGGAAGGAAGGAACGCGTCGGACACGAGATCAAGGGACTCTCCAAGTATTATCAGGGACAAAGCACCAGCAAACACAACGACAAACTTTTTGGAAACTGAAGAGAGGACTTCATCGTTCCAATTTTCTGCAGAGAAGACAATGGGTAAAAGAGATGACAAAGGTTCTTCGTATAGTAGGGTAAAAGAGACGAGCAGTATAAATGTTTCTGATAAGCAACATTCCCGAAACGAGGGGCATCAGGCTAGAACAAGGAATGAGAATGCTGCTGAGTCTCAGAATGCTGCAAAGGCTGGAAATGGGCCATACTCTACTGACGTCGCATGCAACGGCGCTTCTAATCTGTCGGAGAAAGGCCTAAGAGAGACTGGTGAAAAGAGAAAAAGATCAACCGGACATCACGATGTGCAGAGGGATGATTCCTCGGATTCCTCCGTGGAATCTCTGCCAGATCTGGAGATCTCTCCAGATGATGTTGTCGGTGCTATTGGTCCAAAGCATTTCTGGAAAGCAAGAAGAGCTATTGTCAA TCAGCAGCGGGTTTTTGCTGTCCAAGTGTTCGAGCTGCATCGACTGATTAAA GTGCAGAAGTTGATTGCAGCATCTCCACACCTACTTATTGAAGGGGATCCGTGCCTTGGCAGTGCCCTTGtgacaagcaagaagaagacggcTGCAGCCAATGTGGAAAAGCAGCTTCTGTCAGCTAAAAGCAAAGATGACGATGATGCACAGCTTACCCTGCAGCAGGCGGAGTACTCGAAAGATAACACTGAAGGAAACCAGGCTTCACCATCTCAAGACAATGACGTAGTCGAGGTCCGGCATGAGAACCAAGCTGCATCAAACGGTGCGGTTAGCAGTAACCCTCCTGCTATGCCTGCTCCTCCCGACAACAAGCAGAACAACTGGTGTGCTCCTCCGCCTCAGAATCAGTGGCTCGTTCCCGTCATGTCTCCGTCGGAAGGGTTCGTCTACAAACCATACACAGGGCCGTGCCCCCCGGCAGGAAGCATCTTGGCCCCGTTTTACGCAAGCTGTGCTCCTCTGAGCCTGCCATCTACAGCTGGGGAATTCATGAATTCTCCATACGGCATCCCTATGCCTCACCAGCCGCAACACATGGGCGTCGGAGGCCCACCAGCCATGCCTCCGATGTACTTCCCGCCTTTCAGCGTGCCGGTGATGAACCCGGTGGTCTCATCCTCCGCAGTGGAGCAGGTGAGCCGCGTGGCCACAGCGCGACCCAACACTCACGTCGAGCACCACTCGAGGAGCTCGTGCAACATGAGGAACGAGGCCGTGTCGGCCGGCGGCGTCTGGAGGTTCCACTCGTCCCGCGGCAGCGAGCTGCAAGggagcagcgccgccagcagcccTTTCGACAGGCAGCAGGGCCAGGGCGAGGCGAGGGGCCCTGCCGCGGCCGCACCTGCGGCACCACTCCCTACGTCGTCAGCCGGGAACGGGAACGCGGCCCAGCAGCCCCAGGTCTCCTCTAGCAGCCAGGAGAACCCGGTGGCGGCAGCGGCCCGTGTGATCCGGGTGGTCCCGCACACGGCGCGCACCGCGTCGGAGTCGGCGGCGCGCATCTTCCGGTCGATCCAGATGGAGAGGCAGCAGAACGGCCCGTGA
- the LOC123101945 gene encoding uncharacterized protein: MPPAAMAPPQAPSAGDPLYMEESTQPKPADPELPNGAGDPDQPEPERASPVAAPAAEEEVAAVEEVPSRSEPSKGAGTNADGWRPYTTGELLGEAAEAAAGRSDFADGNGAGSATPERSRTKGRTMRRRWQMMSIKGIFDRYQQATGTSLWIEQYERTCFDADTSIVIAFEDDEDTAGAVGLDGGFHRYHIVVTY; this comes from the exons atgccGCCCgccgccatggcgccgccgcaggcCCCCTCTGCAG GGGATCCGCTCTACATGGAGGAGTCCACGCAGCCCAAGCCCGCCGACCCGGAGCTCCCCAACGGCGCCGGGGACCCGGACCAGCCGGAGCCGGAGCGGGCGTCGCCCGTTGCCGCACCAGCGGCAGAGGAGGAAGTAGCGGCTGTGGAGGAGGTCCCGTCGAGATCGGAGCCGTCCAAGGGTGCGGGGACGAACGCTGACGGCTGGCGCCCCTACACCACGGGGGAGCTGCTGGGGGAGGCTGCTGAGGCCGCCGCCGGGAGATCCGACTTCGCCGACGGGAATGGGGCCGGATCCGCCACCCCGGAGCGCTCCAG GACGAAGGGCCGGACGATGAGAAGGAGGTGGCAGATGATGAG catcaaggggatcTTCGACCGCTACCAGCAGGCCACTGGGACCAGCCTGTGGATTGAGCAGTATGAG CGCACCTGCTTTGACGCCGACACATCCATCGTCATCGCCTTCGAGGACGATGAGGACACCGCAGGCGCCGTCGGCCTCGACGGCGGCTTCCACCGCTACCACATTGTCGTCACATACTAG
- the LOC123149950 gene encoding serine/threonine-protein kinase GRIK1 — protein sequence MAADMAGCCCCCSCFGFLWKQPHRPAAGDSDGAPSKDLLLPRSNDGGSFYAGDDPDNSSSFLGDDSRSFYEREEEDYLLRQSDGDGDDKPPRKRSEDIILSRARNGFACRDSLVRDTRKLFRSEDETTGCKMINQYVHLGKIGAGSYGKVVKYQNIKDGRLYAIKVFSKPYMLKVRVVRSETAMTDVLREVSLMKMLDHPNILNLIEVIDDPNTDKFYMVLEFVEGKMVCNNGIGLGEATSRKYLRDIVSGVMYLHSHNIIHGDIKPDNLLVTSTGNVKIGDFSVSQIFEDDDDMLWRSPGTPVFTAPECCQGSAYHGRTADTWAVGVTLYCMITGKYPFLGETLQETYDKIANDPVEIPGDTSPQLADLMQRLLYKDPGDRMTLQAAAAHPWVAGAEGPVPEFVCRCGFGRRNRNDSQEAVQ from the exons ATGGCGGCGGACATggccggctgctgctgctgctgcagctgctTCGGCTTCCTCTGGAAGCAaccccaccgccccgccgccggcgacagCGACGGCGCGCCGTCCAAGGACCTGCTTTTGCCGAGGTCCAACGACGGCGGCAGCTTCTACGCCGGGGACGACCCCGACAACAGCAgcagcttcctcggcgacgacagcaggagcttctacgagagggaagAGGAGGACTACCTCCTCCGCCAGagcgacggtgacggcgacgacaAGCCGCCCCGCAAGCGGTCCGAGGACATCATACTCTCCCGGGCCCGGAACGGCTTCGCCTGCAGGGACAGCCTCGTCAGGGACACCAGGAAGCTCTTCCGCTCAGAG GACGAAACAACCGGCTGTAAGATGATCAACCAGTATGTTCACCTGGGCAAGATTGGTGCTGGGAGCTACGGCAAAGTG GTTAAATACCAAAACATCAAGGATGGGAGGTTATATGCGATAAAG GTGTTCAGTAAACCCTACATGTTGAAAGTGCGTGTTGTGCGGTCAGAAACGGCCATGACAGATGTTCTTCGGGAA GTATCCCTCATGAAAATGTTGGATCATCCCAATATACTAAATCTCATTGAGGTGATTGACGACCCAAACACAGATAAATTCTACATGG TTCTTGAGTTTGTTGAGGGGAAAATGGTGTGCAATAACGGTATAGGTTTAGGAGAAGCTACTTCCAGGAAGTACTTGCGGGACATTGTCTCTGGTGTTATGTATCTTCACTCTCAT AACATTATTCATGGTGATATTAAACCGGACAACCTCTTGGTCACAAGTACTGGCAATGTGAAGATAGGGGACTTCAGTGTTAGCCAGATATTTGAG GATGACGATGATATGCTTTGGAGGTCTCCGGGTACTCCAGTTTTCACTGCACCAGAGTGCTGTCAAG GTTCAGCCTACCATGGCAGAACAGCTGATACCTGGGCAGTCGGTGTTACCCTGTATTGCATGATCACCGGGAAATATCCATTCCTTGGAGAAACTCTGCAGGAAACTTACGACAAG ATCGCCAATGATCCGGTGGAAATACCCGGCGACACGAGCCCCCAGCTCGCCGACTTGATGCAGAGGCTGCTCTACAAAG ATCCGGGAGATCGTATGACCCTGCAGGCCGCGGCCGCGCATCCCTGGGTCGCCGGGGCCGAGGGCCCGGTCCCGGAGTTTGTGTGTAGGTGCGGTTTCGGTCGCAGGAACAGGAATGATTCGCAGGAGGCGGTGCAATAA